A genomic stretch from Arthrobacter sp. KBS0702 includes:
- a CDS encoding isoprenyl transferase, translating to MALGKKKNPVRRRTAEVVAPYPHPSGALPPAIPAEFIPKHVAIVMDGNGRWANQRGLPRIEGHKAGEPALLDVMAGAIELGIEHVSVYAFSTENWRRSPEEVRFLMGFNKDVLRRQRNQLDEWGVRIRWSGRRPKLWGSVIRELEEAEEYTRGNSTCTLNMCVNYGGRAEIADAVSAIAEEVAAGRLKPGAITERTIQKYLDEPDLPDVDLFLRSSGEQRLSNFMLWQSAYAEFVFLDTLWPDVDRRTLWDAVEIYAQRDRRYGGAVDAAAPLNPA from the coding sequence GTGGCCTTGGGAAAGAAGAAGAATCCGGTCCGCCGGCGAACCGCCGAGGTGGTGGCGCCCTACCCGCACCCCTCCGGTGCCCTGCCGCCCGCCATCCCGGCGGAGTTCATCCCGAAGCACGTCGCGATCGTGATGGACGGCAACGGCCGCTGGGCCAACCAGCGCGGCCTGCCCCGGATTGAGGGCCACAAGGCGGGGGAGCCGGCCCTGCTGGACGTGATGGCCGGGGCCATCGAACTCGGCATCGAGCACGTTAGCGTCTACGCGTTCTCCACCGAGAACTGGCGCCGCTCGCCCGAGGAAGTGCGCTTCCTGATGGGATTTAACAAGGATGTGCTGCGTCGCCAGCGGAACCAGCTCGACGAGTGGGGCGTGCGGATCCGCTGGTCCGGGCGGCGGCCCAAGCTCTGGGGTTCGGTGATCCGGGAGCTCGAGGAGGCTGAGGAGTACACCCGCGGCAACAGCACCTGCACCTTGAACATGTGTGTTAACTACGGCGGCCGGGCAGAGATCGCCGACGCCGTCTCCGCGATCGCCGAGGAGGTCGCCGCGGGCCGGCTCAAGCCCGGCGCCATCACCGAGCGGACGATCCAGAAGTACCTCGACGAGCCGGACCTGCCCGACGTCGACCTGTTCCTGCGCAGCTCTGGCGAGCAGCGGCTGTCCAACTTCATGCTCTGGCAGTCCGCCTACGCCGAGTTCGTCTTCCTCGACACGCTATGGCCGGACGTGGACCGGCGGACGCTGTGGGACGCCGTCGAAATCTACGCCCAGCGGGATCGTCGGTATGGCGGAGCCGTCGACGCGGCCGCCCCGCTGAACCCGGCCTGA
- a CDS encoding iron-sulfur cluster assembly accessory protein: MSTTTNENSADTTVQADQELASHEVQLTDVAAGKVRSLLEQEGRTDLRLRVAVQPGGCSGLIYQLYFDERLLEGDAVRDYDGVEVVVDKMSVPYLSGASIDFEDTISKQGFTIDNPNAGGSCACGDSFH, translated from the coding sequence ATGAGCACTACAACCAATGAAAACAGCGCCGACACCACCGTCCAGGCGGACCAGGAACTGGCCAGCCACGAGGTGCAGCTGACCGACGTCGCAGCCGGCAAGGTCCGCAGCCTGCTGGAACAGGAAGGCCGCACTGATCTTCGACTCCGCGTTGCCGTGCAGCCGGGCGGGTGCTCCGGGCTGATCTACCAGCTCTACTTCGACGAGCGGCTCCTCGAGGGTGACGCCGTCCGCGACTACGACGGCGTCGAAGTCGTTGTCGACAAGATGAGCGTCCCCTATCTGAGCGGTGCGAGCATCGACTTCGAGGACACGATCTCGAAGCAGGGATTCACCATCGACAACCCCAATGCCGGCGGATCCTGCGCCTGCGGGGACTCCTTCCACTAA
- a CDS encoding alpha/beta hydrolase, protein MDWQTDILGEDFAACPFQTTGPDGVERTATLVRHIPASGAGSAARRAVLFLHGWSDYFFNEELAEFWTGQGFVFFALDMHNHGRSLRPGTHGGYVADLADYDAEITAAIGIIESLAPKGAPPPPVTLMGHSTGGLIAALWASRHPGRAAQLVLDSPWLEMHGSPAVRRAARAMVEPLARFRPESVIRLPERAFYWRSISSAAEGEWVLDDNYRPPRAFPVRAGWLSAVLAGQSRVARGLNIDVPILVLISGASANGMFWKESMRRTDAVLDVNTIALRALSLGRTVTLERIDGALHDVFLSAPRVRADAYARLARWIRAYVTDDGGQQ, encoded by the coding sequence ATGGACTGGCAGACCGACATCCTGGGTGAGGACTTCGCGGCGTGCCCCTTCCAGACCACCGGACCGGACGGCGTCGAACGCACCGCCACCCTGGTCCGGCACATTCCCGCCTCGGGCGCCGGCAGCGCCGCCCGGCGTGCAGTGCTGTTCCTCCACGGCTGGAGCGACTACTTCTTCAACGAGGAACTCGCGGAGTTCTGGACCGGTCAGGGGTTTGTTTTCTTCGCACTGGACATGCACAACCACGGCCGGAGCCTGCGGCCCGGCACCCACGGCGGCTACGTCGCGGACCTGGCCGACTACGACGCCGAGATCACGGCCGCGATCGGCATCATCGAGTCCCTGGCCCCCAAGGGCGCGCCTCCCCCGCCGGTAACCCTGATGGGGCACTCCACCGGCGGACTCATCGCCGCGCTCTGGGCGAGCCGGCACCCTGGCCGGGCCGCCCAGCTGGTCCTCGACAGCCCCTGGCTCGAGATGCACGGCAGCCCTGCCGTCCGCCGCGCCGCACGGGCCATGGTGGAGCCGCTGGCACGCTTCCGGCCCGAATCCGTGATCCGGCTGCCCGAGCGTGCCTTCTACTGGCGCAGCATCAGCAGCGCCGCGGAAGGCGAATGGGTCCTGGATGACAACTACCGGCCGCCGCGGGCGTTCCCGGTGCGGGCCGGCTGGCTCAGCGCCGTACTCGCCGGCCAGTCCCGCGTGGCCCGGGGACTGAATATCGACGTCCCCATCCTGGTGCTGATCTCCGGCGCCAGCGCCAACGGAATGTTCTGGAAAGAGTCGATGCGGCGCACCGACGCCGTCCTGGATGTGAACACGATCGCCCTGCGCGCCCTCAGCCTGGGCCGCACCGTGACCCTCGAACGGATCGACGGCGCCCTGCACGACGTCTTCCTCTCCGCCCCGCGGGTCCGGGCCGACGCGTATGCCCGTCTCGCCCGCTGGATCCGGGCCTATGTCACCGACGACGGCGGGCAGCAATGA
- a CDS encoding quinone-dependent dihydroorotate dehydrogenase — translation MRVYPTFFRLAFSWMDAERAHKIGFRAIRLANSCGAGRVLQRFTAPAASLRTEAFGLTFPSPFGLAAGFDKEGHGIEALTDLGFGHVEVGTITGQAQPGNPAPRLFRLVEDRAVINRMGFNNDGAAAVAPRLRSARAALQRRYPGVRPVIGVNIGKSKVVELEDAVADYLVSARSLAPAADYLVVNVSSPNTPGLRLLQDVNTLRPLLTAVGEAADSAAGRHVPLLVKIAPDLSDEDIDDVARLALDLKLDGIIATNTTIGRAGLVSSPEKVEACGAGGLSGAPLKQRSLEVLSRLKAATGGAITLVSVGGVETAQDVQQRLDAGATLVQGYTAFLYEGPFWAARINRLLAKHPSRR, via the coding sequence ATGCGCGTATATCCCACCTTCTTCCGGCTCGCCTTCTCCTGGATGGACGCCGAGCGCGCCCACAAGATCGGTTTTCGGGCCATCCGGCTGGCCAACAGTTGCGGGGCCGGACGGGTGTTGCAGCGGTTCACCGCGCCGGCGGCCTCGTTGCGGACCGAGGCCTTCGGCCTGACGTTCCCTTCACCGTTCGGGCTGGCCGCGGGCTTTGACAAGGAGGGCCACGGCATCGAGGCGCTGACCGACCTCGGCTTCGGCCACGTCGAGGTCGGCACCATCACGGGTCAAGCGCAGCCCGGCAACCCGGCGCCCCGGCTGTTCCGCCTGGTCGAGGACCGCGCCGTGATCAACCGGATGGGTTTCAACAACGACGGCGCCGCCGCCGTGGCACCCCGGCTCCGCTCCGCACGTGCGGCCCTGCAGCGCCGCTACCCCGGCGTCCGCCCCGTCATCGGCGTCAACATCGGCAAGAGTAAGGTCGTGGAGCTTGAGGACGCGGTGGCGGACTACCTGGTCAGCGCCCGCAGCCTGGCGCCCGCAGCCGATTACCTGGTGGTCAACGTCAGTTCCCCGAACACCCCGGGGCTGCGCCTGCTGCAGGACGTCAACACCCTGCGGCCGCTGCTGACCGCGGTGGGGGAAGCGGCGGACAGCGCCGCCGGGCGGCACGTGCCCCTGCTGGTCAAGATCGCCCCGGACCTTAGCGACGAGGACATCGACGACGTCGCCCGGCTGGCCCTTGACCTGAAGCTGGACGGCATCATCGCCACCAACACCACGATCGGCCGCGCCGGGCTGGTCTCCAGCCCGGAAAAGGTCGAGGCGTGCGGCGCCGGCGGACTCTCCGGCGCGCCGCTGAAGCAGCGGTCGCTTGAAGTGCTGTCCAGGCTCAAGGCCGCTACCGGCGGTGCCATCACCCTGGTCTCGGTGGGCGGCGTGGAGACGGCGCAGGATGTCCAGCAGCGCCTCGACGCCGGTGCCACCCTGGTGCAGGGCTACACGGCCTTCCTCTATGAGGGTCCCTTCTGGGCGGCGCGGATCAACCGGCTGCTCGCGAAGCACCCGTCCCGGCGCTAG
- the coxB gene encoding cytochrome c oxidase subunit II, giving the protein MSSQNRTGSRRKQITTITGLALAGALALTGCSPEVQKGWLPTERGTTNHTDRIMDLWVNSWIAALVVGIITWGLMIWCIVAYRRRKGTVGFPRQNSFNLPLEVFYLTIPLFMVLVFFYFTDRDQQAIDNRDQPADVVVDVRAKQWAWDFNYKKGDVVTGDVHEAGVQAHLTGNEVDKDKLPTLYLPVNKSVDLELNSRDVIHSFWVPAFLQKRDMIPGKTNYIRFTPTKEGTYDGKCAELCGEYHSEMLFRVKVVSDAEFKAHLDKLSQDGNTGLLGEEYDRNPAPTENK; this is encoded by the coding sequence GTGAGTTCGCAGAACCGAACCGGCAGCCGACGCAAACAGATCACTACGATCACTGGCTTGGCACTAGCCGGCGCGTTGGCATTGACTGGATGTTCACCAGAGGTACAGAAAGGGTGGCTGCCCACTGAGCGTGGCACCACCAACCACACTGACCGCATCATGGACCTCTGGGTCAACTCATGGATTGCCGCGCTGGTCGTCGGCATCATTACCTGGGGTTTGATGATCTGGTGCATCGTCGCTTACCGGCGGCGCAAGGGCACCGTGGGTTTCCCCCGCCAGAACAGCTTTAACCTGCCGCTCGAGGTCTTCTACCTGACGATCCCGCTCTTTATGGTCCTGGTGTTCTTCTACTTCACCGACCGCGACCAGCAGGCCATCGACAACCGGGACCAGCCGGCCGACGTCGTCGTCGACGTCCGCGCCAAGCAGTGGGCCTGGGACTTCAACTACAAGAAGGGCGACGTCGTCACCGGCGACGTCCACGAGGCCGGCGTCCAGGCGCACCTCACCGGCAACGAGGTGGACAAGGATAAGCTGCCCACCCTGTACCTGCCGGTTAACAAGTCGGTTGACCTCGAGCTCAACTCCCGCGACGTCATCCACTCCTTCTGGGTTCCCGCCTTCCTGCAGAAGCGCGACATGATCCCGGGCAAGACCAACTACATCCGGTTCACCCCTACCAAAGAGGGAACCTACGACGGCAAGTGCGCCGAACTCTGTGGTGAGTACCACTCCGAAATGCTGTTCCGTGTGAAGGTTGTCTCCGATGCGGAGTTCAAGGCCCACCTGGACAAGCTCAGCCAGGACGGCAACACCGGACTGCTCGGCGAAGAGTACGACCGCAACCCGGCCCCGACCGAGAACAAGTAA
- the recO gene encoding DNA repair protein RecO, producing MAQPSSFAARAYRDDAVVLRTHKLGEADRIITLLTKHHGQVRAVAKGVRRTSSRFGARLEPFMVADLQLISGRTLDVVTQAVAKGAYGSNIAADYGRYTVAAAMTETAEKLTDVDGEAGTAQYNLLVGALASLSRGDHAPELILDSYLLRALSTGGWAPSFTDCARCGAPGPHTAFSASLGGMVCGECRPPGSPAPAAETVLLLGALLTGNWTAADASAPAHRREAAGLVASYLQWHLERVLKSLKHVERT from the coding sequence GTGGCCCAACCTTCCTCCTTTGCTGCGCGCGCGTACCGCGACGACGCCGTCGTCCTGCGCACCCACAAGCTCGGCGAAGCGGACCGCATCATCACCCTGCTGACCAAGCACCATGGCCAGGTCCGGGCCGTCGCCAAGGGCGTCCGTCGAACCAGCAGCCGCTTCGGCGCGAGACTGGAACCCTTTATGGTTGCCGACCTCCAGCTCATCTCCGGCCGCACCCTGGACGTCGTCACGCAGGCCGTCGCCAAGGGCGCCTACGGCTCCAACATCGCCGCCGACTACGGCCGCTACACCGTCGCCGCCGCGATGACCGAAACTGCTGAGAAGCTCACCGACGTCGACGGCGAGGCCGGAACCGCCCAGTACAACCTGCTGGTCGGGGCGCTGGCGTCGCTGAGCCGGGGCGACCACGCCCCCGAGCTCATCCTGGATTCCTACCTGCTCCGTGCCCTGTCCACCGGCGGCTGGGCGCCCAGCTTCACCGACTGCGCCCGCTGCGGCGCGCCGGGGCCGCACACCGCGTTTTCCGCCTCGCTGGGCGGCATGGTCTGCGGGGAGTGCCGGCCACCCGGTTCCCCCGCGCCCGCCGCGGAGACGGTGCTCTTGCTGGGGGCGCTGCTGACCGGTAACTGGACGGCGGCGGACGCCTCTGCGCCGGCCCACCGCCGGGAAGCGGCGGGCCTGGTGGCCAGCTACCTGCAGTGGCATTTGGAACGCGTCCTGAAATCCCTCAAACATGTGGAGCGAACATAG
- a CDS encoding dipeptidase, with product MTSSSAGIPQPSASGSIDAAALRQAVTESFDATVEQLKELVAIPGIAWPSFDPAPLNASAEAVAELVRASGFEDVQILRCDKEDGTPGGPAVVATRPAAAGKPTILLYAHHDVQPTGDLALWETEPFTAVEREGRLYGRGAADDKAGILAHVAAYSAVTRVLGDELGLGVTFFFEGEEEAGSPTFRSFLETHKELLRSDVIVVADSSNWKVGIPALTTSLRGLVDGTIEVKVLDHAVHSGMFGGPVLDAPTLLARLIATLHDAEGSVAIEGLVSRDDVAVDLTEEEYRNDASVLDGVKLAGTGSIASRMWTKPALSIIGFDAPAVDVASNTLLPRARAKFSLRLAPGQDPAAAMEAVRRHVDAHAPFGAEVVFTPGESGNAFLTDTTSTAASMAMWALGEAWGVPAVETGIGGSIPFIADLTELYPDVQILVTGVEDPDSRAHSANESLHLGDFRNAIIAEALLLARLNAEGLA from the coding sequence ATGACTTCATCATCCGCGGGGATCCCGCAGCCCTCAGCCAGCGGCTCCATCGATGCCGCAGCCCTCCGCCAGGCCGTCACCGAATCCTTCGACGCCACCGTCGAGCAGTTGAAGGAGCTCGTGGCCATTCCCGGCATCGCCTGGCCCAGCTTCGACCCCGCCCCGCTGAACGCCAGCGCCGAGGCCGTCGCCGAGCTGGTCCGCGCCAGCGGATTCGAGGACGTCCAGATCCTGCGCTGCGACAAGGAGGACGGCACCCCGGGCGGCCCGGCCGTCGTCGCGACCCGCCCGGCCGCGGCCGGCAAGCCCACCATCCTGCTCTACGCGCACCATGACGTCCAGCCCACCGGCGACCTCGCGCTCTGGGAGACCGAGCCGTTCACCGCCGTCGAACGCGAAGGCCGCCTCTACGGGCGCGGCGCCGCGGACGACAAGGCCGGCATCCTGGCGCACGTCGCCGCCTACTCCGCCGTCACCCGCGTGCTCGGGGACGAGCTGGGCCTCGGCGTGACCTTCTTCTTCGAGGGCGAGGAGGAGGCCGGCTCACCGACTTTCCGTTCCTTCCTGGAAACCCACAAGGAACTGCTGCGCTCTGACGTGATTGTCGTGGCCGACTCCTCCAACTGGAAAGTCGGTATCCCCGCGCTCACCACCAGCCTGCGCGGCCTGGTGGATGGCACCATCGAGGTCAAGGTGCTTGACCACGCCGTCCACTCCGGCATGTTCGGCGGACCGGTCCTCGATGCTCCGACCCTGCTGGCGCGGCTGATCGCCACCTTGCACGACGCCGAAGGCAGCGTAGCGATCGAGGGCCTCGTCAGCCGGGACGACGTCGCCGTCGACCTCACCGAGGAGGAGTACCGCAACGATGCGTCCGTGCTCGACGGCGTGAAGCTCGCCGGCACCGGTTCCATCGCGTCGCGCATGTGGACCAAACCCGCACTGTCCATCATCGGCTTCGACGCACCCGCCGTGGATGTCGCGTCCAATACTCTGTTGCCGCGCGCCCGCGCCAAGTTCAGCCTGCGGCTCGCCCCGGGCCAGGACCCGGCTGCGGCCATGGAGGCCGTGCGGCGGCACGTTGACGCCCACGCGCCGTTCGGCGCCGAGGTGGTGTTCACCCCGGGGGAGAGCGGCAACGCGTTCCTCACGGACACCACCTCTACCGCCGCCAGCATGGCGATGTGGGCGCTGGGCGAGGCCTGGGGCGTACCCGCGGTCGAGACCGGGATCGGCGGCTCGATCCCGTTCATCGCGGACCTGACCGAGCTCTACCCGGACGTGCAGATCCTGGTCACCGGCGTGGAGGATCCCGATTCGCGGGCGCACAGCGCCAACGAGTCGCTCCACCTGGGTGACTTCCGGAACGCGATTATTGCCGAGGCGCTCCTGCTGGCCCGGCTGAACGCGGAGGGCCTTGCCTGA
- a CDS encoding DUF3043 domain-containing protein encodes MFGRRKEAPSAQDVVDQQVAEAAARDTAIGKGAPTPKRSAQVAARKRPLVPEDRKASRAAERTAVAEQRLKMRQAMDTGDEKFLPLRDKGPQKRFARDYVDARFSLGEYLMFGALVFVIISLLVPASSEQMIYVLGGFWVMFLAVFVDVFILSRKLKKRLAEKFGEVERGTVWYGSMRSLQFRRLRLPKPQVKRGEFPA; translated from the coding sequence GTGTTTGGACGTAGAAAAGAAGCGCCCTCGGCGCAGGACGTAGTTGACCAGCAGGTAGCCGAGGCGGCAGCCCGGGACACCGCCATCGGCAAGGGCGCGCCCACGCCCAAGCGCAGCGCCCAGGTGGCCGCCCGCAAGCGGCCGCTTGTTCCTGAGGACCGCAAGGCCTCCAGGGCAGCCGAGCGCACCGCCGTCGCGGAGCAGCGCCTCAAGATGCGCCAGGCCATGGACACCGGTGACGAGAAGTTCCTGCCGCTGCGCGACAAGGGCCCGCAGAAGCGGTTCGCCCGCGACTACGTGGACGCGCGGTTCAGCCTCGGCGAGTACCTGATGTTCGGCGCCCTCGTCTTCGTCATCATTTCCCTGCTGGTCCCCGCGAGCAGCGAACAAATGATCTACGTCCTCGGCGGTTTCTGGGTGATGTTCCTGGCCGTCTTTGTCGACGTCTTTATCCTCTCCCGCAAGCTCAAGAAGCGTCTTGCCGAGAAGTTCGGCGAGGTCGAGCGCGGCACCGTCTGGTACGGCTCCATGCGCTCCCTGCAGTTCCGCCGCCTGCGGCTGCCCAAGCCCCAGGTCAAGCGCGGCGAATTCCCCGCCTGA
- a CDS encoding FAD-binding dehydrogenase has translation MTSDDAVHSNGPAAASEARIEADVVVVGAGLAGLVAAAEAYAAGRRVAVLDQEPEASAGGQAHWSFGGLFLVNTPEQRRLGVRDSAQLALADWLSSAAFDRPEDALARQWAEAYVDFAAGEKRAWLASLGVSLFPLVQWAERGGYGPDGHGNTVPRFHVAWGTGPALVAPFLAKLREGVAAGRVSFYFRHRATELTTTAGRLSGVRGEVLATSAAARGEQSSRTAAGAFEADAGAVVVTTGGIGGNHDAVRRQWPGGGAPASMLSGVPASVDGDFLAAVDRAGGRLINGDRMWHYPEGIHNHSPVWPQHGIRILPGPSALWLDATGRMLPAPLFPGFDSLGALRHILGTGHTHSWFVLNKTIAMKEFALSGSEQNPDLTGKDLRLLANRLKPAGDSPLQRFLDRGVDFLQAGSPAELAAKMNSLTGAPLIDAAELDRLVRSRDRQFTSGLGKDPQLAAIRAARRFATDKIMRVAPPHRMLDPRHGPLLAVRLSVLTRKSLGGIQTDLNSRVLDGAGRPVAGLYAAGEAAGFGGGGIHGYRALEGTFLGGCLFSGRAAGRAAASAL, from the coding sequence ATGACCAGCGATGATGCAGTCCACAGCAACGGCCCGGCGGCGGCTTCCGAGGCACGGATCGAGGCTGACGTGGTGGTTGTCGGCGCCGGACTTGCCGGGCTGGTGGCCGCGGCGGAGGCGTATGCGGCGGGCCGGCGGGTGGCGGTCCTGGACCAGGAACCCGAGGCTTCGGCGGGCGGCCAGGCACACTGGTCCTTCGGCGGCCTCTTCCTGGTCAACACCCCGGAGCAGCGGCGGCTGGGCGTCCGCGACAGCGCGCAGCTTGCCCTGGCGGACTGGCTCTCCTCCGCTGCCTTTGACCGGCCCGAGGACGCCCTGGCCCGGCAATGGGCGGAGGCCTACGTGGACTTCGCGGCCGGCGAGAAGCGTGCCTGGCTTGCCTCCCTGGGCGTGAGCCTGTTCCCGCTGGTGCAGTGGGCCGAGCGCGGGGGCTACGGCCCCGACGGCCACGGAAACACCGTCCCGCGCTTCCACGTCGCTTGGGGCACCGGCCCGGCGCTGGTCGCGCCCTTCCTCGCCAAGCTCCGCGAAGGCGTGGCCGCCGGACGCGTGTCCTTTTACTTCCGGCATCGCGCCACCGAACTGACGACGACGGCGGGCCGGCTCAGCGGGGTCCGCGGCGAGGTCCTGGCGACCAGCGCTGCCGCGCGGGGCGAACAGTCCTCCCGCACGGCCGCCGGCGCTTTCGAGGCCGACGCCGGCGCCGTCGTCGTCACCACCGGCGGCATTGGCGGGAACCACGACGCGGTCCGGCGGCAATGGCCTGGCGGCGGCGCTCCGGCGTCGATGCTCAGCGGTGTCCCGGCCTCGGTGGACGGCGACTTCCTGGCCGCGGTGGACCGCGCCGGCGGCCGGCTGATCAACGGCGACCGGATGTGGCACTATCCGGAAGGCATCCACAACCATTCCCCGGTCTGGCCGCAGCACGGGATCAGGATCCTGCCCGGCCCGTCTGCGCTCTGGCTCGATGCCACGGGCAGAATGCTCCCCGCGCCGCTTTTCCCGGGCTTCGACTCGCTCGGCGCGCTCCGGCACATCCTCGGCACCGGGCACACCCACTCCTGGTTCGTGCTGAACAAGACCATCGCGATGAAGGAATTCGCGCTCTCCGGCTCCGAGCAGAACCCGGACCTGACCGGCAAGGACCTCCGCCTGCTCGCCAACCGCCTCAAACCGGCCGGGGACAGCCCGCTGCAGCGCTTCCTGGACCGGGGTGTCGACTTCCTGCAGGCCGGCAGCCCTGCGGAGCTCGCCGCGAAGATGAACTCCCTCACCGGTGCGCCGCTCATCGACGCCGCGGAACTGGACCGCCTGGTCCGGTCCAGGGACCGGCAGTTCACCAGCGGGCTGGGCAAGGATCCGCAGCTCGCGGCGATCCGCGCCGCCCGGCGCTTCGCCACGGACAAGATCATGCGGGTGGCGCCGCCGCACCGCATGCTCGATCCCCGGCACGGGCCGCTGCTGGCGGTCCGCCTCTCGGTCCTCACCCGCAAGAGCCTCGGCGGGATCCAGACGGATCTGAACTCGCGGGTCCTGGACGGCGCCGGCCGCCCGGTGGCCGGGCTCTACGCCGCCGGCGAGGCGGCCGGTTTTGGCGGCGGCGGCATCCACGGGTACCGCGCCCTGGAAGGAACGTTCCTTGGCGGGTGCCTGTTCTCCGGCCGTGCGGCGGGCCGCGCCGCGGCCTCAGCCCTCTAG
- the leuA gene encoding 2-isopropylmalate synthase produces MRNAQQPSGMPVHRYVPFQDLITVELPDRTWPDKVITKAPRWCAVDLRDGNQALIDPMSPARKMKMFELLVRMGYKEIEVGFPSASQTDFDFVRQLIEGNRIPDDVTIQVLTQAREHLIERTYESLVGAKQAIVHLYNSTSVLQRRVVFNQDEDGILDIALQGARLCKKYEETLQDTHITYEYSPESFTGTELPYAVRVCNAIADVFEASADRQVIINLPATVEMATPNVYADSIEWMSRHLHPREGIILSLHPHNDRGTGVAAAELGYLAGADRIEGCLFGNGERTGNVDLVTLGLNMFVQGIDPMIDFSDIDDVRRTVEYCNQLPVAERSPYGGDLVFTAFSGSHQDAIKKGLEALERDAAAAGKDVADYAWQVPYLPVDPKDLGRSYEAVIRVNSQSGKGGVAYLLKNEHNLDLPRRAQIEFSGVIQRRTDTVGGEVSGGQLWQLFQDEYLPSAAAEAQWGRYALGAVSTESDEDGTMTLTAALKVDGKPLRRTGTGNGPIAALLSILREDGVDVRVLDYSEHALSEGGSAQAAAYVECAVGERVLWGVGIDANTSMASLKAVISAVNRAIRDARA; encoded by the coding sequence ATGCGAAACGCACAGCAGCCCTCAGGAATGCCGGTCCACCGCTACGTCCCGTTCCAGGACCTGATCACGGTCGAACTGCCGGACCGCACCTGGCCCGACAAGGTCATCACCAAGGCCCCGCGCTGGTGCGCGGTCGACCTGCGTGACGGCAACCAGGCTCTGATCGACCCGATGAGCCCGGCCCGCAAGATGAAGATGTTCGAGCTGCTGGTCCGGATGGGCTACAAGGAGATCGAAGTCGGCTTCCCCTCGGCCTCGCAGACGGACTTCGACTTCGTCCGCCAGCTCATTGAGGGCAACCGCATCCCGGACGACGTCACCATCCAGGTCCTGACCCAGGCCCGGGAACACCTGATTGAGCGGACCTACGAGTCCCTGGTCGGCGCCAAGCAGGCCATCGTGCACCTGTACAACTCGACGTCGGTCCTGCAGCGCCGCGTCGTCTTCAACCAGGACGAGGACGGCATCCTCGACATCGCCCTGCAGGGCGCGCGCCTGTGCAAGAAGTACGAGGAAACCCTCCAGGACACCCACATCACCTACGAGTACTCGCCGGAATCCTTCACCGGCACCGAGCTCCCCTACGCCGTGCGGGTCTGCAACGCGATCGCTGACGTCTTCGAGGCCTCCGCCGACCGCCAGGTCATCATCAACCTGCCGGCCACGGTCGAAATGGCCACCCCCAACGTGTACGCGGACTCCATCGAGTGGATGAGCCGGCATCTGCACCCGCGCGAAGGCATCATCCTCTCCCTGCACCCGCACAACGACCGGGGGACCGGCGTCGCGGCCGCCGAGCTGGGCTACCTGGCCGGGGCCGACCGGATCGAAGGCTGCCTGTTCGGCAACGGGGAGCGGACCGGCAACGTAGACCTGGTCACCCTGGGCCTGAACATGTTCGTCCAGGGCATCGACCCGATGATCGACTTCTCCGACATCGACGACGTCCGCCGCACCGTCGAGTACTGCAACCAGCTGCCCGTCGCCGAGCGCTCCCCGTACGGCGGTGACCTGGTCTTCACGGCCTTCTCCGGCTCGCACCAGGACGCCATCAAGAAGGGTCTGGAGGCGTTGGAGAGGGACGCAGCCGCCGCGGGCAAGGATGTGGCCGACTACGCCTGGCAGGTCCCGTACCTGCCGGTGGATCCCAAGGACCTCGGCCGCAGCTACGAGGCCGTCATCCGGGTGAATTCGCAGTCCGGCAAGGGCGGCGTGGCCTACCTGCTCAAGAACGAGCACAACCTGGACCTTCCGCGCCGGGCGCAGATCGAATTCTCCGGCGTCATCCAGCGGCGCACCGACACGGTGGGCGGCGAAGTCAGCGGCGGCCAGCTGTGGCAGCTCTTCCAGGACGAGTACCTGCCCTCGGCCGCCGCCGAGGCCCAGTGGGGCCGCTACGCCCTCGGCGCGGTCAGCACCGAGTCGGACGAGGACGGCACCATGACGCTGACCGCCGCGCTCAAGGTGGATGGCAAGCCGCTGCGGCGCACCGGGACCGGTAACGGCCCGATCGCCGCGCTGCTGAGCATCCTGCGCGAGGACGGCGTGGATGTCCGCGTGCTCGACTACAGCGAGCACGCCCTGTCCGAAGGCGGCAGCGCCCAGGCCGCGGCCTACGTCGAATGCGCCGTGGGGGAGCGGGTGCTGTGGGGTGTCGGGATTGACGCCAACACCTCCATGGCCTCGCTCAAGGCTGTCATCTCGGCCGTCAACCGTGCCATCCGGGACGCCCGCGCCTAG